A genomic segment from Flavobacteriales bacterium encodes:
- a CDS encoding DUF389 domain-containing protein, with translation MEAEKDTDQEQNQQAEEQAKENLNFNVLRMLVSLRDFARTTMNLADDSDQEGTIETIKKDMVFRGHIVWILICSIFIASIGLNLNSTAVIIGAMLISPLMGPILAIGLSVGTNDWETLKRALKNFGVMIVVALITSTVYFFITPLHEAQPELLARTKPTFLDALIAIFGGLAGIIGVSRRNRGNVIPGVAIATALMPPLCTAGYGLANGELSFFFGAFYLFTLNSIFIAGSTFLIVRYLRFPLVSFVNADTEKKVKRYMVAFVIVVLLPSAWIFYGLVKETIFMGKADKFISENLQMQGTEIVSKKITYTDTISRIDIFIMGDPISNQTQRQLENQMAKQGLEKTVLKIHQPKDVTNDIAGKLTNEVRVGILEDIYNKNEQQMAQKDARISSLERRLSSLQKDSVPMENLLKEVKIIYPKVNRLAYARSVEVNSFGLDTVPTFLIQWDKISSELKREEKFKMQRWLQQRLALDTVRIVEF, from the coding sequence ATGGAGGCAGAAAAAGACACGGATCAGGAACAGAACCAACAGGCGGAGGAGCAGGCGAAAGAGAACCTGAACTTCAACGTTCTGCGCATGCTTGTTTCGCTGCGCGATTTTGCGCGGACCACCATGAACTTGGCGGATGACAGCGACCAGGAAGGAACCATTGAGACCATTAAAAAGGATATGGTTTTCCGAGGCCACATCGTTTGGATCCTCATCTGCTCCATCTTCATCGCCAGTATCGGACTGAACCTGAACAGCACCGCGGTGATCATCGGTGCCATGCTTATCTCCCCGCTCATGGGTCCGATCTTGGCCATCGGCCTTTCGGTGGGAACCAACGATTGGGAAACACTGAAACGCGCGTTGAAGAATTTCGGGGTGATGATCGTGGTGGCGTTGATCACTTCCACCGTTTACTTTTTCATTACGCCATTACATGAGGCACAACCTGAACTGTTGGCCCGTACAAAGCCAACTTTTCTGGACGCACTGATTGCGATTTTCGGTGGTTTGGCAGGAATTATCGGTGTTTCGAGAAGGAACAGAGGAAACGTAATTCCTGGAGTTGCTATTGCAACTGCATTGATGCCTCCCCTTTGTACAGCAGGTTATGGGCTTGCGAACGGGGAACTTTCGTTCTTTTTCGGAGCGTTCTATCTGTTCACCCTGAACTCCATTTTCATTGCAGGTTCCACATTTCTAATTGTTCGCTATCTGCGGTTCCCGCTTGTAAGTTTTGTGAACGCTGACACCGAAAAGAAGGTGAAACGCTACATGGTTGCGTTTGTCATCGTGGTTCTCTTGCCAAGCGCGTGGATCTTTTACGGATTGGTAAAAGAGACCATTTTTATGGGCAAGGCAGACAAGTTCATTTCGGAGAATCTGCAAATGCAGGGAACAGAGATCGTGAGCAAGAAGATCACTTACACCGATACCATTTCGCGCATTGATATTTTCATCATGGGCGACCCGATCAGCAACCAAACGCAACGACAACTCGAAAACCAAATGGCCAAGCAGGGGTTGGAAAAGACGGTGCTGAAAATTCATCAGCCAAAAGACGTGACCAACGATATTGCTGGGAAGCTCACAAACGAGGTAAGAGTGGGAATTCTTGAAGACATCTACAATAAGAATGAGCAGCAGATGGCCCAAAAAGATGCGCGCATCTCTTCGTTGGAAAGACGATTGTCGAGTTTGCAAAAAGACAGCGTTCCGATGGAGAACCTGCTGAAAGAAGTGAAGATAATCTACCCGAAGGTGAACCGACTGGCCTACGCCCGAAGTGTGGAAGTGAACAGCTTCGGATTGGA
- a CDS encoding glycine--tRNA ligase, with the protein MNNEDLFKNVIAHSKEYGFIFQSSEIYDGLSAAYDYAQMGVELKKNIRDYWWKAMVQLNENIVGLDAAIFMHPTTWKASGHVDAFNDPLIDNKDSKKRYRADVLIEDYMAKIDQKILKEVVKAAKRFGDAFDEDQFMATNPNVLRNVEKKEEIRKRFVEALENNDLAEVRQIIIDLEIACPVSGSKNWTEVRQFNLMFATEMGAMADGASTVYLRPETAQGIFVNYLNVQKTGRMKIPFGIAQTGKAFRNEIVARQFIFRMREFEQMEMQFFVKPGTELDWFETWKEKRLAWHKAMGLGDDKYRFHAHDKLAHYANAAFDIEFDFPFGFKELEGIHSRTDFDLSQHEKYSGKKLQYFDPEMNSSYVPYVVETSIGLDRTVLAVLSSSYTEEKLEDGSERTVLTIPPFLAPVKLAILPLLKKDGLPEKAMEIFNQLRFDHNIIYEEKDSIGKRYRRQDAIGTPYCITVDHDTLTDNAVTLRDRDTMQQERVPIEKLSHIVEEKVGMKKVLESIG; encoded by the coding sequence ATGAACAACGAAGATCTTTTCAAGAACGTCATTGCCCACTCCAAAGAGTACGGTTTCATTTTTCAGAGCAGCGAGATCTATGATGGCCTCAGCGCGGCTTACGATTACGCACAGATGGGCGTGGAATTGAAGAAGAACATCCGCGATTACTGGTGGAAAGCGATGGTGCAGTTGAATGAGAACATCGTTGGGTTGGATGCGGCCATCTTCATGCATCCAACTACTTGGAAAGCCTCGGGTCACGTGGATGCATTCAATGATCCGCTCATAGACAATAAGGATAGCAAGAAACGCTACCGCGCGGATGTGCTGATCGAGGATTACATGGCCAAGATCGACCAGAAGATTCTTAAAGAAGTGGTAAAAGCGGCCAAGCGTTTTGGCGATGCGTTCGATGAGGACCAGTTCATGGCCACCAATCCGAACGTGCTGCGGAATGTGGAAAAGAAGGAAGAGATCCGTAAGCGATTTGTGGAAGCGTTGGAGAACAACGATCTGGCTGAGGTTCGTCAGATCATCATCGATCTGGAGATTGCGTGCCCTGTTTCAGGTTCTAAGAACTGGACGGAAGTGCGTCAGTTCAACTTGATGTTTGCTACCGAAATGGGCGCGATGGCCGATGGTGCCAGCACGGTTTATCTACGTCCAGAAACGGCTCAAGGAATTTTCGTGAACTACCTGAACGTTCAGAAAACGGGAAGGATGAAGATTCCTTTCGGAATTGCGCAGACAGGCAAGGCATTTCGAAATGAGATCGTTGCGCGTCAGTTCATTTTCCGCATGCGGGAGTTTGAACAGATGGAAATGCAATTCTTCGTCAAACCAGGAACCGAGTTGGATTGGTTTGAAACCTGGAAGGAAAAGCGCCTCGCTTGGCACAAAGCCATGGGCTTGGGCGATGACAAATACCGTTTCCATGCGCACGATAAGTTGGCACACTATGCCAATGCAGCTTTCGATATCGAGTTCGATTTCCCATTCGGATTCAAAGAGTTGGAAGGAATTCACTCTCGTACCGATTTCGATTTGAGCCAACACGAAAAATACTCAGGCAAGAAGCTCCAGTATTTCGATCCAGAGATGAATAGCAGCTATGTGCCCTACGTGGTTGAAACGTCCATTGGTCTTGACAGAACAGTTCTGGCCGTGCTTTCATCTTCGTACACGGAAGAGAAATTGGAAGACGGTTCAGAGCGAACAGTTTTGACCATTCCGCCATTTTTGGCACCTGTTAAATTGGCCATTCTGCCTTTGCTGAAGAAAGACGGTCTGCCCGAAAAGGCGATGGAGATCTTCAACCAGCTGCGCTTCGACCACAATATTATATATGAGGAGAAGGACAGCATCGGTAAGCGTTACCGAAGACAGGACGCCATCGGCACACCTTATTGTATTACGGTAGATCACGACACGCTGACCGATAATGCGGTTACCCTCCGCGACCGCGACACCATGCAACAGGAGCGCGTTCCAATCGAGAAACTCTCTCATATTGTGGAGGAGAAGGTTGGAATGAAGAAGGTTTTGGAGAGTATTGGTTAG
- a CDS encoding T9SS type A sorting domain-containing protein: MQNFGMVSRFTILFVLITSCVQAQTLLQSGEIIGGRPTRIPIDYSGNSVNSIELVTVNNYNIAATQVYAFNVNALGELIYADTLQFAEVLDTLGNVEMRQHQYQYGVTVGGMVILAGLSHRTVMPFVPKVICAGGFGSYSPYAGWIDRDYYVFNWQFSPVGVEYNRFDPRFVSYATSQHPNNEGVRITGAFNRFEGSSVLLDVYDIYPEESLPTHKLFSLPLETTFFINHSIELDRKLLLSGFWVDMDAGFLKRPKAVLIDLESQEVQELILDQTEYHVEVISGLVADSDRCFLILRETDNNGQLVESRILRFDANTNANVIASFSSQFVPASIVSETSNGILIGGDYNRFGLKTASVFEVNGYAEAEPEMIGYAELGEVATSFKGYEETLLGNFLVGTYDSLNGTPKGSFMTPILGQSLLSVGERRTEDLATLLGDMLFIKSAEPVQLRVFDLEGRIFLAEKINSGPKDLSHLVNGVYLISVWNNETRQTLKTVFVTH, encoded by the coding sequence GTGCAAAATTTCGGCATGGTGTCACGTTTTACAATTCTATTTGTACTTATCACTTCGTGTGTTCAAGCTCAAACACTACTTCAATCGGGTGAGATAATTGGTGGTCGGCCAACACGTATTCCAATCGATTATTCTGGAAATTCGGTAAACTCGATTGAACTGGTTACGGTCAATAACTACAATATTGCTGCTACCCAAGTCTATGCTTTTAATGTCAATGCATTGGGCGAATTGATATATGCGGATACCCTTCAATTCGCTGAAGTACTTGACACGTTGGGAAACGTTGAAATGAGACAGCACCAGTATCAGTATGGAGTTACCGTTGGTGGAATGGTCATTCTCGCGGGTTTGAGTCACAGGACGGTCATGCCATTTGTCCCAAAAGTGATTTGCGCTGGAGGGTTTGGGTCATATTCTCCTTATGCAGGATGGATAGATAGGGATTATTATGTTTTCAATTGGCAATTCTCTCCAGTTGGAGTTGAATATAATCGGTTTGATCCAAGGTTTGTGAGTTACGCAACCTCACAGCACCCGAACAACGAAGGAGTAAGAATTACTGGAGCCTTCAATCGATTTGAGGGAAGCTCGGTGCTATTGGACGTGTATGACATTTATCCAGAAGAGAGTTTGCCTACGCATAAGCTTTTCAGTCTGCCGCTTGAAACAACATTTTTCATCAATCATTCAATCGAACTTGACCGAAAGCTATTGCTTTCAGGTTTTTGGGTTGATATGGATGCAGGGTTCTTGAAACGTCCCAAGGCTGTTCTGATCGATCTTGAAAGTCAAGAAGTCCAAGAATTGATTTTAGACCAAACTGAATACCACGTAGAGGTAATTTCGGGTTTGGTCGCTGACAGTGACCGTTGTTTTTTGATACTCAGGGAAACAGACAATAATGGACAACTGGTGGAGAGCAGAATACTTCGTTTTGATGCAAATACCAATGCCAACGTCATCGCTTCATTTTCAAGTCAATTTGTTCCTGCCAGCATAGTAAGCGAGACAAGTAATGGAATCCTTATTGGGGGAGATTATAACCGATTCGGTCTGAAAACGGCATCTGTTTTTGAGGTGAATGGGTATGCAGAAGCAGAGCCTGAGATGATTGGCTATGCAGAACTGGGGGAAGTGGCTACGAGTTTCAAAGGATATGAAGAAACGTTGCTGGGTAATTTCCTTGTCGGAACCTACGATTCATTGAATGGGACACCGAAAGGATCGTTCATGACCCCAATTCTTGGACAGTCATTGCTGTCAGTTGGTGAGAGGCGAACGGAAGATTTGGCCACTCTTTTAGGGGACATGCTTTTTATTAAGTCAGCGGAACCTGTACAGCTCAGGGTATTTGATTTGGAAGGTAGGATTTTCCTTGCTGAGAAGATTAATTCTGGTCCAAAAGACCTATCGCATCTTGTGAATGGAGTTTACCTCATTTCCGTTTGGAATAATGAAACAAGACAGACCTTGAAAACTGTTTTCGTCACCCATTAA
- a CDS encoding aminoacyl-tRNA hydrolase, with amino-acid sequence MKYLIVGLGNIGSEYAETRHNIGFKIVDAFAEASTSVFKAGRFGDVSEVKFKGRTFVLLKPNTYMNLSGKAVQYWMSETKVPIENLLIITDDIALPTGTIRIRAKGSDGGHNGLKSINQVLGRQDYPRLRFGVGNDFGQGQQVNYVLGEWTKEDLDIIKPKIEKSVEAIKAFGTMELRFVMNQFNG; translated from the coding sequence ATGAAGTACCTGATTGTTGGGTTGGGAAACATCGGCAGCGAGTATGCCGAAACCCGTCACAACATTGGATTTAAGATAGTGGACGCCTTTGCGGAGGCGTCCACTTCTGTTTTTAAGGCAGGCCGTTTTGGCGATGTATCTGAGGTGAAATTCAAAGGCAGAACTTTTGTACTGCTGAAACCGAACACCTACATGAACCTGAGCGGAAAAGCCGTTCAATACTGGATGTCGGAAACGAAAGTTCCGATTGAAAATCTTCTCATCATTACCGATGATATTGCCCTGCCAACGGGCACCATTCGCATCCGCGCGAAAGGAAGCGATGGCGGACACAACGGCCTGAAAAGCATCAACCAAGTTCTTGGCCGACAGGATTATCCGCGTTTACGATTTGGTGTCGGTAACGATTTCGGCCAGGGCCAGCAGGTCAATTACGTACTTGGCGAATGGACCAAGGAAGACCTCGACATCATCAAACCGAAAATTGAAAAGTCGGTTGAGGCCATCAAAGCCTTCGGCACCATGGAACTACGGTTCGTGATGAACCAGTTTAATGGGTGA
- a CDS encoding 50S ribosomal protein L25 encodes MESITITGSKRKSLGKADAKALRNEGLVPCIIYGGKENVHVQIDERAFTKLIFTPNQYIVNLDVDGETIPVVLKDVQYHPVSDKILHVDFQQLAGRPVRMTLPILTKGQARGVLNGGRLRVVRRNVRVQGLPEDMPSFIELDITNLRIGKAIKIGDLNIPGVTFLAAPSQIIVAVRMKRGALVEDEEETEEGAEGEEGAEAAAEGGEAPAAEAAAE; translated from the coding sequence ATGGAATCGATCACTATTACAGGATCAAAAAGGAAGTCCCTTGGGAAAGCCGATGCAAAAGCGCTTCGTAACGAAGGCTTGGTTCCATGCATCATCTACGGGGGAAAAGAAAATGTGCACGTTCAAATTGATGAGCGCGCATTCACCAAGCTGATTTTCACACCAAATCAGTACATCGTTAACCTTGACGTGGATGGCGAAACTATCCCCGTTGTACTGAAGGATGTTCAGTATCACCCAGTATCAGACAAGATTCTTCACGTTGACTTCCAGCAATTGGCTGGTCGCCCAGTGCGAATGACGTTGCCTATCCTTACCAAAGGTCAGGCTCGTGGTGTTCTTAATGGTGGACGTTTGCGTGTGGTAAGACGAAATGTGAGAGTTCAAGGTCTGCCTGAAGACATGCCAAGCTTCATCGAGTTGGATATCACCAACCTTCGTATCGGCAAGGCCATCAAGATCGGTGACCTCAATATTCCTGGGGTTACTTTCTTGGCTGCTCCAAGTCAGATCATCGTTGCTGTACGTATGAAGCGTGGTGCGCTGGTAGAAGACGAAGAAGAGACAGAAGAAGGTGCTGAAGGCGAAGAAGGTGCTGAAGCAGCTGCCGAAGGTGGCGAAGCTCCAGCAGCTGAAGCAGCCGCTGAATAA
- the prs gene encoding ribose-phosphate diphosphokinase, with amino-acid sequence MPFNVKLFTGEATKYLSEKIAESYGTELASQTTLRFKDGEYEPCFEESIRGDDVFIIQSTFPPGDNLLELLLMIDAAKRASAKRIVAVIPYFGWARQDRKVKPRVPIGAKLMADLLEAAGVTRVMTMDLHADQIQGFFDVPVDHLFGSYLFLDHLRNSMNIDNLVMATPDVGGTRRANAYAKALNVDLAICYKQRKVANQVADMTVIGDVEGKDVVLVDDIIDTGGTLCKAAEMMLDHGAKTVRACITHPLLSGNAHDNIRNSRLTELVTTDTIPLREENEKITVLSCAPLFADVIRKAHNYESISTKFIF; translated from the coding sequence ATGCCTTTTAACGTAAAGCTGTTTACTGGAGAAGCCACCAAATATCTTTCGGAGAAGATCGCTGAAAGCTATGGAACGGAACTTGCCAGCCAGACCACTTTGCGCTTCAAGGATGGGGAATACGAGCCTTGTTTTGAGGAGTCCATTCGCGGTGATGATGTTTTCATTATTCAATCCACGTTTCCTCCTGGCGACAACCTTCTTGAATTGCTTTTGATGATCGATGCTGCCAAGCGTGCATCGGCCAAAAGAATTGTGGCGGTTATCCCTTATTTCGGATGGGCGCGTCAGGACAGAAAGGTGAAACCACGTGTTCCGATCGGTGCCAAATTGATGGCCGACCTGTTGGAAGCTGCTGGCGTTACCCGTGTGATGACCATGGATCTTCATGCCGATCAGATCCAAGGTTTCTTCGATGTTCCTGTGGATCACCTTTTCGGTTCTTACCTGTTCTTGGATCACCTGAGAAACAGCATGAACATCGATAATTTGGTAATGGCCACGCCAGATGTTGGCGGTACCAGAAGAGCAAATGCTTACGCCAAGGCGTTGAACGTGGATCTTGCTATCTGCTACAAGCAGCGCAAGGTGGCCAATCAGGTGGCCGACATGACCGTTATCGGTGATGTGGAAGGAAAAGACGTTGTGCTTGTGGATGACATCATTGATACAGGCGGCACACTCTGCAAAGCAGCTGAAATGATGTTGGATCACGGAGCGAAAACGGTCCGTGCATGCATCACGCATCCACTTCTTTCAGGAAACGCACACGACAATATCCGCAACTCACGATTGACAGAATTGGTAACAACCGATACCATTCCGCTTCGCGAAGAGAACGAGAAGATCACCGTTCTGAGTTGCGCACCGCTTTTTGCTGATGTTATCCGCAAGGCTCACAATTACGAGTCTATCAGCACCAAGTTCATTTTTTAA
- a CDS encoding CMP deaminase yields MDEGFIKYDNPEKQLRYDRAYLRMALEWAKLSHCKRKQVGAIIVKEGQIIADGYNGTPTGFDNCCEDDEGDTKWYVLHAEANAIMKVARSMNSARNSTLYLTMSPCKECSKLVHQAGIKRLVFINGYKDMSGVEFLEEAGVEVVQLPQALTDE; encoded by the coding sequence ATGGACGAAGGCTTCATCAAGTACGACAATCCCGAAAAGCAGCTTCGCTACGACCGTGCGTATCTGCGCATGGCGCTGGAGTGGGCAAAACTTTCGCATTGCAAGCGCAAACAGGTGGGTGCCATCATTGTAAAAGAAGGGCAGATCATAGCCGATGGCTACAACGGCACGCCAACGGGTTTCGACAATTGTTGCGAGGATGATGAAGGCGATACCAAGTGGTATGTGCTGCACGCAGAGGCCAATGCCATTATGAAAGTGGCGCGGTCCATGAACAGCGCGCGCAATTCCACGTTATATCTTACCATGTCGCCTTGCAAGGAGTGCAGCAAATTGGTGCATCAGGCGGGCATTAAGCGGTTGGTTTTCATAAATGGTTATAAAGACATGAGCGGGGTGGAATTTTTGGAGGAAGCGGGCGTTGAAGTAGTGCAACTGCCACAAGCATTGACCGATGAGTGA
- a CDS encoding PDZ domain-containing protein, translated as MSENRFRLFIYYPIILAVVLSAGIYLGSMLGVGYMHQGLIEQSSTDSKKITNLLNYVQEEYVDSVDLDGLTESAIINMLDQLDPHSSYIPARDLEAMNEPLTGNFDGIGVEFNIIEDTIVVVAPINGGPSEKLGIRSGDRIVMIEDSLVAGVGITNKDVISKLRGERGTKVRIEIFRRGQKKLIPFKIERDKIPIYSVDAGYMIDDKVGYIKISRFGATTYDEFVEKLDDLKAKGMQSLILDLRGNPGGYLNAAIQICDEFLPKGELIVYTEGRSRPKDSAFATGRGDFEKGKLAILVDEGSASASEIVSGAIQDNDRGTIVGRRTFGKGLVQEQVELPDGSAVRLTIARYYTPTGRCIQRPYGKDEDYYGDFIHRVEHGELYEKDSIEVDKSERFVTKGGKVVYGGGGIVPDVFVPLDTSNYTDFHSQLLSTGALREFALNYSSENRSVLEKFASPKDFSKKFKFTDADYKSLIAFAATREVTATDTEKARPEVLNNLKALVARSKWNGDGFYPVINENDKAIKAAMESFN; from the coding sequence ATGAGTGAGAACCGATTCAGACTGTTCATTTATTACCCGATCATTTTGGCGGTGGTGCTTTCCGCTGGCATTTATCTGGGTTCCATGCTTGGGGTCGGCTACATGCACCAAGGACTTATCGAGCAGTCTTCGACCGATTCCAAAAAGATCACCAACCTTCTGAATTATGTGCAGGAAGAGTATGTGGATTCGGTGGATCTGGACGGACTGACCGAGTCGGCCATTATCAACATGTTGGATCAGCTCGATCCGCACTCATCTTACATTCCAGCCCGCGATCTGGAGGCCATGAACGAACCGTTGACGGGGAATTTCGATGGCATCGGGGTTGAATTCAACATCATTGAAGATACTATTGTGGTCGTGGCCCCGATCAATGGCGGGCCGTCCGAAAAATTGGGAATCCGTTCGGGAGATAGAATTGTGATGATTGAAGATTCGCTGGTGGCGGGAGTTGGAATTACCAATAAAGATGTCATATCGAAGTTGCGTGGCGAACGCGGGACCAAAGTGCGAATTGAGATATTCAGAAGAGGGCAGAAGAAGCTGATCCCGTTCAAAATAGAGCGAGATAAGATTCCGATCTACAGCGTGGATGCAGGTTACATGATCGATGACAAGGTCGGATACATCAAGATCAGCAGGTTCGGGGCAACAACTTATGATGAGTTTGTGGAGAAATTGGATGACCTCAAAGCGAAGGGCATGCAATCGTTGATCCTCGATCTGCGAGGAAATCCTGGCGGTTACCTAAATGCAGCCATTCAGATATGTGATGAGTTTCTGCCGAAAGGCGAGTTGATCGTTTACACTGAAGGTCGTTCGCGCCCGAAAGACAGCGCGTTTGCCACGGGAAGAGGTGATTTCGAAAAGGGAAAACTGGCCATTCTGGTGGATGAAGGTTCGGCCTCGGCATCAGAGATCGTTTCAGGTGCAATTCAGGATAACGACCGCGGAACCATCGTTGGTCGCAGAACTTTTGGCAAAGGCTTGGTGCAGGAACAGGTGGAGTTGCCTGATGGTTCGGCTGTTCGTCTCACCATTGCCCGTTACTACACGCCAACAGGCCGTTGTATTCAGCGGCCATACGGCAAGGACGAGGATTATTATGGCGATTTCATCCACCGCGTGGAGCATGGCGAACTCTATGAGAAGGACAGCATTGAGGTGGATAAAAGCGAGCGGTTTGTGACCAAAGGCGGAAAAGTGGTCTATGGAGGTGGTGGCATCGTTCCTGACGTTTTTGTCCCGCTCGACACATCGAACTACACCGATTTTCACAGCCAATTGCTGAGCACGGGCGCGCTGCGCGAATTCGCTCTGAATTATTCTTCCGAGAACCGTTCTGTTTTGGAGAAGTTTGCTTCGCCAAAAGATTTCAGCAAGAAGTTCAAATTCACGGATGCAGATTACAAGAGCTTGATCGCATTTGCCGCTACGCGCGAAGTGACCGCAACGGACACCGAGAAGGCGAGACCAGAGGTGCTCAATAATCTGAAGGCGCTGGTGGCGCGCAGCAAGTGGAACGGTGATGGATTCTATCCTGTCATCAATGAGAACGACAAGGCCATCAAGGCTGCGATGGAATCGTTCAACTAA